One genomic window of Aethina tumida isolate Nest 87 chromosome 3, icAetTumi1.1, whole genome shotgun sequence includes the following:
- the LOC109601159 gene encoding intermembrane lipid transfer protein VPS13C-like, with protein sequence MLEGAVARLLNQLLGKYVTDLDTENLNVGIFSGHVQLTDLKLKSEALYELKLPIEVTAGTIGKVWLQIPWTSLWSQPIVVNIEDIHLVVEPIVSQERTFDAEKNKRLIRAMKKKIISDLDTESEIFGGPSSFAEHLVTNILNCLQLNITNVHIRYEDSGSARRHVAAGLTIGSITAESTNSKWKPAPYECYSDMSHYLIKFEAVSMYWNANAKKKQWNLPTEYYNWRNAMSSSLQNYSINDEQFDFLVKPMTSKIKIVTKKSKQGYVTHLNTDIILQDCNIQVSKDQYESIVAVFDSLERMNISWSFLAFRPKERVLENRRAWWKYCCYALLEQRVKPYTWSKIKAVRAHYKEYIDTYKQIILNPNDTELKLDLQKHEDNLSVTNVVIARQYTRLLVQSRSIGEKSFWSILPSPERLLLCEKIGFFGKNNEERPPIENNYNFRIGNISAALTNHNKEILMVTLTQMQFSLSPKYGEDTYKAGLKIEGLIVEGASSEDALLPIISSEHLSDSPAYFFKADIEKLPKDSLHPYRLNVALHSVECLYNKQSLDELEGFFDNLLISKCLYDCIKKGPHTLFNFMSDKLEQCWDMNLHIKMPYIVIPESRSFLKTEHILVVDLGKFTITSEICQQTEISENATQMELEEQLYSKLNIDCSDIQILFCDTSDNWKDARKEKDTEMHIIPKTNFSSVYAVSVADLKTIPWYKFNLTFQNLKVNISERKIGVFLKKSLMMSHPEDMNEAWARCVDLPGLEDNISPNNNIDVLLRVVINEFSVVFSRSSDSTDRQYLMLRLSLLSMDVALMTFGPAYQISVNSILLTDKLHTTPSGQYLDLIYSPLPPNNTDVITILYRKVSASCPDFWSHFHGVETSLVANLGTINLLLHQEAVHTIIKYSKYMVNKVKSQISQFLKGTISNGVKFVLSILHKKTDTPVPPGSVKFSHSARLGDLNIIVCDSDFDIVNIQMSGLEMDFLFRANERFVFRSYLSNINVEHMSDITLYSKVLTTDEDKVFEVKYVRNAPHLKRGDISGSQDFTADGTFKFQLGRIHCTFLYKLIVQLQRFIINMEALPYLEASVAFLNKAINKATATFTTNTKINLAINVCGPVLLFPQKSSSPNVMVIDTGELHVENFFKDYPTETIENILLKLSGITVTRGVMTLTSTLEMQESLIEPICMNMDIKRYTNSKTSQKSWDIDSVIETIQITLGQRDLSTLFSIYTDNIGEGQIQDLFPNQIKSPSESLESDETVKTLEAFFCEPKQKNIVAKCAIEEIQLLLFFDSGELLSSPIRDLNHGLCKLSINDLDTSFVVYTDKSVDGKLSIDQIAIEEIGPDANIYDKIILQSPTENPKNNNCNITVNKPPLIDITFHQNKSGDKSADMIIGRLSLSLSVPFCEKLALFALECLPKDNVDTGIINPGYEADIHTVAIEQKSYNSSLTVSLRINKPELIFLVETTSNKKRYFITKSEILLDYSRHGNRLNLVTSFSGLHTLFYDIGVYSSEPYVILKQCDVEFCKCFTEEKGNKISLSISSIYVRVCSEVVHSLNDILNDIVEHFRVPDRELKKETWKSEQGKVEDLWEPKKITEFIENAGTIMDNKTNNTIVTHEILLIPKFEIIVVFELEQVQVLLIKSTIELTLYDWSSLLNCTCEVTLQGNYFNESLQTWEPFIDPIVLDETEYRPWDILFKIYQDKSMAMLDTNEQKPKGNGKVKRTPHSCNTTEDEDSGEDMMYLEPINSLHNGNNRRVKTSLSTFLDDSDSENEDETMEKLAAAISDLFTGDWNEHEDSDCDQSSDGEEDNEDSVKEKAQEHSDFNMNFKKSLYILVDAKDTLNVTITPVFLKVLNELYVMYSTKILSVLDNRKSITLTNDIAPQTKIELYEKTSNDADGNYLISVKTYEKEESVPNSPTKTGYFVPSFIDNMNDDKDSDDTIKEEQEFQYDFETLSSLQFPIETTSQLFDKINRHFMKIYVPNFHTIQTNCPKRNWEKLIRLQSNTTNQTYYLAAKHTLGKNGRNVVISPPLQIKNETCFALSILYQPSVLQQLGLEPLGDITNPFETTMRIAVLEAYEQYNVPLHIAYHCKLFIQPAYAEGHYASENGIWWKDLATELDTAINLRCKPKSESNLEVFSLRVMMKRNLEMKNSQAHSIPNYVIHLLPPLILHNYLPYSLEVENIQLKQLIKVEPGEKNSVYSLDLSRDQKLLVRVKYNTICWTGHLNLTTHLDEKIIVLTSETTDNLKTLGINVKSDRENSVNIFFYAPYWIINKTGLPLEIKASATNSTYKSINEDILLFTYKRHGKQTLNVRVYESNWSNEFGLECSGTTGLVVCKDNTRKKKYLFFLNTKLSQICPRLTKIVTLLPSFIVTNNTDKNLRFMEHNEKTDLWVDLSPYQNVVFWPETSSMQMYVKYRDSKLISQAFYMTTHHKTVLRMDRGGALTVEVTGGINEPFRISFQEYKRGDAPVLVKNYCADVFLKIQQQDQSPVTLVNPYNCLMYTWDDPTRSRQLVWNIYNNKGSGFFIDITKDGYGEEKIKFHSVTPNTSMQESSSSDDSDSSDSMQSTMNKKVRKDKIIIYWLCYREGLQRILLFTQELRIYNNILRNIFQESSNLDCLVSLSGVGFSIFTSENAKKEHVYLALTDTPAVWEVNVGHKWKTLTLELASWVEDKYRLHYKKCQLKDYIHIDFEKMFMLKPFFAELRRSYSPAVYFHVRKSNSYQYYNLKIQNVQVDNKYSNAIVLHPVPSSNIKETNPFVDVGVSKYISKDCDVYRYIKVNVGDMYLNIENDLFLELSQLFSENKRLCSEVSTNYVHDISSIHSSITIKQIASDHSRTVIENISVNSFSVQLNIMNKVQISLTNTKIFPIKFLDYLFPINISPYMPMEGVHHKISSIELIDLNQSLSECIYDVLDQITTQFLQQYYSHVLGLQVLVNSFAITPSIEYTHVDTEKIVNLLLYGSRCLLGHINMSPAALEQCIVDIFINQNIENIQRIRRHGSYYKSEMFPKAITISSRNFNTGVPNALNQIIVKHHNAGINCDGEMFFKTTGKALLSLITRHPDEKSDSVEVAREALRRASILGEPIKIHQRLARYCNKYLGLKPMSVYESMGQHLLETVGSSRFINDSYWNHAAIDKIGKSIIIVSLEHVIRINKCRLWGPWEVEWIMDLDDIVSMPKVNSGELVLNIRPNEANVGDQIKINGEKEMLLWLHEKIEQAIIVSMEDKSWALTDN encoded by the exons ATGTTGGAGGGTGCAGTGGCGAGGCTGCTCAACCAGCTCCTCGGCAAATACGTCACCGATCTGGACACCGAGAATTTGAACGTCGGCATCTTCTCGGGCCACGTGCAGCTGACCGACCTGAAGCTGAAGTCCGAAGCTCTG TACGAATTGAAGCTACCAATAGAAGTGACGGCAGGAACAATAGGCAAGGTATGGCTGCAAATCCCCTGGACCTCCCTGTGGAGCCAACCCATCGTAGTCAACATAGAAGACATCCACCTAGTGGTAGAACCCATAGTGTCCCAAGAAAGAACCTTCGACGCCGAAAAGAACAAACGACTGATACGTGCCATGAAGAAGAAGATCATCTCAGACCTGGACACCGAGTCAGAAATCTTCGGAGGTCCCTCATCGTTCGCTGAACACTTGGTCACCAACATCCTGAACTGCCTTCAGCTGAACATCACGAACGTGCACATCAGATATGAGGACTCCGGGAGTGCGAGGAGGCACGTTGCGGCCGGCCTCACCATTGGAAGCATCACTGCTGAGTCCACCAACAG CAAGTGGAAGCCGGCACCGTACGAATGTTACTCCGACATGTCCCACTATTTGATCAAGTTCGAAGCTGTTTCCATGTACTGGAACGCCAACGCCAAAAAGAAGCAGTGGAACTTGCCCACGGAGTACTACAACTGGAGGAACGCCATGTCGAGCAGCTTGCAAAACTACTCAATCAACGATGAACAATTTGACTTTT tgGTCAAGCCGATGACTTCAAAGATTAAAATAGTGACGAAGAAGTCGAAGCAAGGCTACGTGACGCACCTGAACACCGACATCATCCTCCAAGATTGCAACATTCAAGTATCCAAGGATCAGTACGAGTCAATAGTTGCTGTCTTCGACTCTTTGGAAAGGATGAACATTAGTTGGAGCTTCCTTGCGTTCAGGCCAAAGGAAAGGGTTTTGGAGAACAGGAGGGCTTGGTGGAAGTACTGTTGCTACGCCCTTCTGGAGCAACGTGTCAAACCTTACACCTGGAGCAAAATAAAGGCTGTAAGGGCTCACTACAAGGAGTACATTGATACGTACAAGCAGATAATATTGAACCCGAACGACACTGAGCTGAAATTGGACCTGCAGAAGCACGAGGACAACTTATCGGTCACTAACGTCGTTATAGCCAGGCAATATACAAGATTACTG GTGCAATCAAGGAGCATTGGAGAGAAGAGCTTTTGGTCAATACTGCCAAGTCCTGAAAGGCTGTTGTTGTGCGAAAAAATAGGCTTCTTTGGTAAAAACAACGAAGAACGTCCACCAATTG aaaacaacTACAACTTCCGAATTGGCAACATAAGTGCAGCTTTAACAAATCACAACAAGGAAATCCTCATGGTCACCTTGACTCAGATGCAGTTCTCCTTAAGTCCGAAGTACGGCGAAGACACTTACAAAGCAGGTTTGAAAATAGAAGGGTTGATAGTGGAGGGAGCCAGCTCAGAAGATGCGTTACTGCCAATCATTTCGTCGGAGCACCTAAGCGACAGCCctgcttatttttttaaggctGACATTGAAAAATTGCCAAAGGACTCGTTGCACCCTTACAGGTTGAACGTGGCGTTGCATTCTGTTGAGTGTCTTTACAACAAG cAATCATTGGATGAACTGGAAGGCTTCTTTGATAACTTGCTGATATCCAAGTGTCTGTATGACTGCATCAAGAAAGGCCCTCACACCTTATTCAACTTTATGAGTGACAAGTTGGAGCAATGTTGGGACATGAACTTGCACATTAAAATGCCATACATAGTAATACCTGAGTCACGAAGTTTCTTGAA GACCGAACATATTTTAGTCGTTGATCTGGGCAAATTCACAATAACCAGCGAGATTTGTCAGCAAACTGAGATATCCGAGAACGCCACCCAAATGGAATTGGAGGAACAGCTGTACTCAAAGCTAAACATAGACTGTTCCGACATACAAATATTGTTCTGTGATACTAGTGATAATTGGAAGGATGCTAGGAAGGAGAAGGACACCGAAATGCACATCATACCCAAGACGAATTTCTCATCGGTGTATGCTGTTTCTGTGGCAGATTTAAAGACAATACCATG GTACAAGTTTAACTTGACGTTCCAAAACTTGAAGGTGAATATATCAGAGAGGAAAATAGGAGTGTTCCTAAa AAAAAGCTTGATGATGAGCCATCCTGAAGACATGAACGAAGCTTGGGCCAGGTGCGTCGATTTACCAGGGTTAGAAGACAATATATCTCCAAATAATAACATAGATGTTTTACTAAGAGTCGTGATAAACGAG TTTTCTGTAGTATTCTCTCGATCAAGCGACAGTACTGATCGACAGTACTTAATGCTGAGGCTAAGCTTGCTCTCAATGGATGTAGCCCTCATGACTTTTGGTCCAGCTTATCAAATTTCAGTCAACAGCATACTGCTCACAGATAAACTGCACACAACCCCAAGTGGGCAGTACCTAGACTTAATTTACAGCCCTTTACCTCCAAATAACACTGATgtgattactattttatacaGGAAG GTCAGTGCCAGTTGCCCAGACTTCTGGTCCCACTTTCACGGAGTAGAAACATCCCTAGTAGCCAATTTGGGGACCATCAACTTACTGCTGCACCAAGAAGCAGTGCACACCATCATCAAGTACTCAAAGTACATGGTAAACAA AGTCAAAAGCCAAATATCCCAGTTTTTAAAGGGCACAATTAGCAACGGTGTCAAATTCGTCCTGAGCATCCTGCACAAGAAAACCGACACTCCAGTACCACCGGGTTCGGTGAAGTTCTCGCATTCGGCCCGCTTGGGGGACTTGAATATAATCGTGTGCGATTCGGACTTTGATATTGTGAACATACAAATGTCCGGTTTGGAGATGGACTTTCTTTTTAGGGCCAACGAGCGTTTCGTCTTCAGGTCGTACCTGAGCAACATCAATGTTGAGCACATGAGTGACATAACGTTGTACTCTAAG GTGTTGACTACTGATGAAGACAAAGTTTTCGAAGTGAAGTACGTCAGAAATGCTCCACACTTGAAAAGGGGCGACATATCAGGAAGTCAGGATTTTACTGCTGATGGTACCTTTAAGTTCCAACTGGGACGAATACATTGCACTTTTctttataaactaattgtgCAATTACAG AGGTTTATAATCAACATGGAGGCACTACCATACTTGGAGGCATCAGTTGCCTTCCTGAACAAAGCAATAAACAAAGCAACAGCCACTTTCACGACCAACACCAAAATTAATCTGGCAATAAACGTGTGTGGTCCAGTTTTGCTGTTCCCTCAAAAGTCATCATCACCAAACGTTATGGTCATTGACACAG GGGAACTCCACGTGGAAAACTTCTTCAAGGATTACCCGACTGAAACCATTGAAAATATCTTGTTGAAGCTGAGCGGTATAACTGTAACAAGAGGCGTTATGACTTTAACATCCACTTTGGAGATGCAG GAGAGCTTAATTGAGCCAATTTGTATGAACATGGACATAAAGAGGTACACAAACTCCAAAACCTCACAAAAATCATGGGACATAGACAGTGTGATAGAAACTATCCAAATAACACTGGGACAAAGAGACCTATCGACTTTATTCTCCATTTACACCGATAACATCGGAGAAGGACAAATCCAAGACTTGTTTCCAAACCAGATAAAGTCTCCTTCTGAGTCACTAGAGTCGGATGAAACCGTCAAGACTTTAGAAGCCTTTTTCTGTGAGCCCAAACAGAAGAATATTGTGGCCAAATGTGCAATCGAAGAGATTCAGTTGTTGCTGTTTTTTGATTCTGGGGAGTTGTTGAGTTCTCCAATACGGGACCTCAATCATGGGCTGTGTAAGCTGTCGATTAATGACTTGGACACATCTTTTGTGGTTTACACGGATAAAAGTGTTGATGGTAAACTGTCTATTGATCAAATTGCCATAGAAGAAATTGGACCAGATGCTAACATCTACGACAAAAT AATCCTTCAGTCACCAACAGAGAACCCCAAAAACAACAACTGCAACATAACAGTGAACAAGCCACCCTTAATCGACATAACCTTCCACCAAAACAAAAGTGGAGACAAATCAGCTGACATGATCATAGGAAGGCTGAGTTTAAGCTTATCAGTACCATTTTGTGAAAAGCTAGCCTTGTTTGCCTTGGAGTGTCTTCCCAAAGACAACGTGGACACAGGCATAATTAATCCAGGATACGAAGCTGACATACACACTGTAGCAATTGAACAGAAGTCATACAACTCAAGCCTCACAGTTTCGTTGCGAATCAACAAGCCAGAACTGATATTTTTGGTCGAAACCACCTCAAACAAAAAGCGGTATTTCATAACAAAGAGTGAAATCCTCCTGGATTATTCGAGGCATGGCAACAGGTTGAACTTGGTCACTTCCTTTTCCGGCCTTCACACTTTGTTTTACGACATAGGGGTGTACTCCTCCGAGCCTTACGTGATTTTGAAGCAGTGCGACGTGGAGTTCTGCAAGTGCTTCACCGAGGAAAAGGGCAACAAAATATCCCTGTCGATATCTTCGATTTACGTCCGGGTTTGCAGTGAAGTCGTCCACTCGCTGAACGACATCCTGAACGACATAGTGGAGCACTTCAGAGTACCCGACAGGGAGCTCAAAAAGGAAACGTGGAAGTCGGAGCAAGGCAAAGTAGAAGACTTGTGGGAGCCGAAGAAGATAACCGAGTTCATTGAGAACGCCGGTACCATCATGGACAATAAAACGAACAACACCATAGTCACCCACGAAATCCTGCTCATTCCCAAGTTTGAAATTATTGTAGTCTTCGAACTGGAACAAGTCCAGGTGCTGCTAATCAAATCAACCATAGAATTAACTTTGTACGACTGGTCTTCTTTGCTCAATTGTACCTGCGAGGTGACCTTGCAAGGGAACTACTTCAATGAAAGCTTACAAACTTGGGAGCCGTTCATAGATCCCATAGTTTTGGACGAAACCGAATACAGACCTTGggacattttgtttaaaatatatcaggaCAAATCTATGGCAATGTTGGACACCAACGAGCAAAAACCAAAAGGTAATGGCAAAGTTAAGAGGACACCTCACTCCTGTAACACCACCGAAGATGAAGACTCAGGAGAAGACATGATGTATTTGGAGCCCATCAATTCCTTACACAATGGTAACAACAGAAGGGTCAAGACCAGCTTGTCAACCTTCCTAGATGACTCTGACTCAGAAAACGAAGACGAAACTATGGAAAAGCTGGCTGCTGCTATTTCTGACCTTTTTACTG GTGATTGGAATGAGCACGAAGACAGTGACTGTGACCAATCGAGTGATGGCGAGGAGGACAACGAGGACAGCGTCAAGGAAAAAGCTCAAGAACATTCTGACTTTAACATGAACTTCAAAAAATCTTTGTACATTTTGGTTGATGCCAAAGACACCCTTAACGTCACCATCACTCCGGTGTTTCTGAAAGTATTAAACGAGCTTTACGTCATGTATTCGACGAAGATTTTATCAGTCTTGGACAATCGGAAGTCCATCACCTTAACCAACGATATTGCACCGCAAACCAAGATTGAATTGTATGAAAAAACGTCCAATGACGCAGATGGGAACTATTTAATCAGTGTTAAAACTTACGAAAAGGAAGAGTCAGTACCCAACAGTCCGACCAAAACCGGGTACTTTGTCCCAAGCTTCATTGACAACATGAACGACGACAAAGATAGTGATGACACGATTAAAGAAGAACAAGAATTCCAATATGACTTCGAAACGTTGTCCAGCCTTCAGTTCCCAATAGAGACTACGTCCCAACTCTTTGATAAAATCAACAGACACTTCATGAAAATTTACGTACCCAACTTCCATACAATTCAAACTAACTGCCCGAAACGTAACTGGGAAAAACTTATTAGGTTGCAATCTAACACCACGAATCAAACTTACTATCTGGCAGCAAAGCACACCTTGGGAAAGAATGGAAGAAACGTCGTGATTAGTCCGCCATTACAG ATCAAAAATGAAACTTGCTTTGCCTTAAGTATTCTGTACCAACCTTCTGTACTACAACAACTAGGTCTGGAACCTTTGGGAGACATAACAAATCCCTTTGAAACAACCATGAGGATTGCTGTCTTGGAAGCTTATGAGCAATACAATGTACCCTTACACATTGCATATCATTGTAAGCTTTTCATACAACCAGCTTATGCAGA AGGCCACTATGCTTCAGAAAATGGTATTTGGTGGAAAGATTTAGCTACAGAATTGGACACAGCCATAAATCTAAGGTGTAAACCAAAGTCTGAGTCAAACCTGGAGGTGTTTTCTCTTAGGGTAATGATGAAACGAAACCTGGAAATGAAGAACTCTCAAGCCCACTCAATACCTAACTATGTTATTCACCTGTTGCCCCCGTTGATCCTCCACAACTATCTGCCCTACTCCTTAGAAGTAGAAAACATACAACTAAAACAGTTGATTAAGGTTGAACCCGGTGAAAAAAATAGTGTGTACTCCTTAGACTTGTCCAGAGACCAAAAGTTGCTGGTTAGAGTTAAGTATAACACAATTTGCTGGACTGGGCACTTGAATTTAACCACACATTTGGACGAAAAAATCATTGTTCTAACCTCAGAGACTACAGACAATTTGAAAACTCTTGGTATTAACGTGAAAAGCGACAGAGAAAACAGCGTGAACATCTTCTTCTACGCGCCATATTGGATCATCAACAAAACGGGCTTGCCTTTGGAAATTAAGGCTTCAGCCACGAATTCAACGTACAAAAGCATAAACGAGGATATTCTGTTGTTCACCTACAAACGGCACGGCAAACAAACGTTGAACGTCAGAGTCTACGAGTCAAACTGGTCCAATGAGTTCGGATTGGAGTGCTCCGGTACCACTGGACTGGTTGTTTGTAAGGATAACACAAGGAAGAAGAAGTACTTGTTCTTCCTCAACACCAAGCTGTCCCAAATCTGCCCGAGGCTTACCAAAATTGTCACCTTGTTGCCCAGTTTTATTGTTACCAACAATaccgataaaaatttaag GTTCATGGAACACAACGAAAAGACGGACCTGTGGGTGGACTTAAGTCCTTATCAAAATGTAGTGTTCTGGCCTGAGACGTCGTCCATGCAAATGTACGTCAAGTACAGGGACAGCAAATTGATATCTCAGGCCTTTTATATGACCACTCATCACAAAACTGTTCTGAGAATGGACCGGGGG gGGGCACTAACTGTTGAGGTCACTGGAGGCATCAACGAACCCTTCAGAATCTCCTTTCAGGAGTACAAAAGAGGAGATGCTCCGGTACTTGTCAAGAACTATTGTGCTGATGTGTTTCTGAAGATACAACAACAAGACCAAAGCCCTGTGACCTTGGTGAACCCTTATAACTGCCTCATGTATACTTGGGATGACCCAACCAGGTCCAGGCAGTTAGTCTGGAACATCTACAACAATAAAGGCTCGGGATTTTTTATAGACATAACTAAAGATGG ATACGGTGAAGAAAAGATTAAATTCCATAGTGTAACTCCCAACACAAGCATGCAGGAATCATCCAGCAGTGATGACTCAGACAGCTCCGACAGCATGCAAAGCACCATGAACAAGAAAGTCAggaaagataaaataataatatattggcTTTGTTACCGAGAAGGACTGCAAAGGATCCTGCTATTTACCCAAGAACTAAGGATCTACAACAACATCTTAAGAAACATCTtccaagagtcatcaaatttGGACTGCTTAGTGTCTTTATCCGGCGTAGGTTTCTCCATTTTCACCAGTGAAAACGCCAAAAAGGAGCACGTTTACTTGGCACTGACTGACACACCTGCAGTTTGGGAAGTGAACGTGGGCCACAAGTGGAAAACGTTAACCTTAGAGCTGGCGTCTTGGGTCGAGGACAAGTACCGCTTgcactacaaaaaatgtcaattaaagGACTACATCCACATTGATTTCGAGAAGATGTTTATGTTGAAGCCCTTCTTCGCAGAACTCAGGAGGTCCTACAGTCCTGCCGTGTATTTCCACGTCAGGAAGTCAAATTCGTATCAGTATTACAACCTGAAGATCCAAAACGTGCAGGTGGACAATAAGTACTCGAATGCCATTGTGTTACACCCCGTGCCATCGAGTAACATTAAAGAAACAAACCCTTTTGTGGACGTAGGGGTTTCCAAATACATTTCCAAGGATTGTGACGTCTACAGGTACATCAAAGTGAATGTGGGCGACATGTACTTGAACATAGAAAACGACTTGTTCCTTGAGTTGTCGCAGCTGTTCTCAGAAAACAAGAGATTGTGTTCGGAAGTGTCAACCAATTACGTGCACGATATATCGTCAATTCACTCCTCAATTACAATAAAGCAAATT GCCTCAGATCATTCCAGAACTGTGATAGAGAACATAAGCGTGAATAGTTTTTCGGTGCAACTGAACATCAtgaataaagttcaaatcagCCTGACAAACACCAAAATTTTCCCAATCAAATTCTTGGACTATCTGTTTCCCATCAACATATCTCCGTACATGCCCATGGAGGGCGTCCACCACAA AATTTCCTCCATTGAGCTCATAGACCTGAACCAAAGTCTCAGCGAATGCATCTACGACGTTCTTGATCAAATCACCACGCAGTTCCTACAGCAGTACTACTCGCACGTGCTTGGGTTGCAAGTTTTGGTCAATTCTTTCGCAATAACACCATCAATTGAG TACACCCACGTCGACACGGAGAAGATCgtcaatttattgttgtacGGTTCGAGGTGCCTATTGG